The genomic region CGCGCGTGTCCTCACGCGCGCAACCGATCGCTGTCCGACTACCTGCGCGCGTGAGGACACGCGCGCCCACGCGGCTTACAGCCTCCCCAGTATCTCCGCCGCCTTGGCCTCGTAGATCTCCTGCCAGCCCGCCCCCAGGAAGCACTCCGTCACTTCGTAGCCCCCGAGCGGGTAGTCGCCGGCCGGCGGGCCGTAGTGGGCGTAGCCGTTGGAGAACGCCGCCATGAACGTGTATTCGTGGGGGGAGTTCCGCTTGATGTTGAGCCCGACCTCCGTCAGCACCTCCGCCGGGCAGGTGATGAACACGCACTCCCCGATGCGCATCCCCATCACCTCGGCCGTGAAGGTCTCCTCGCCCGACTGCACATTGAAGGCGTGATGCCCCTTGAGCGTCCCGATGTCGTCCTGGATGTGCGCCAGGCGCTCCATCACGCGGATGTTGTGCAGGTACTTGTTCAGGTTCCCCTGGTTGTCCGCGTCCATCTGGCGCAGGTCGCTGCGCCTGGCGGCCTCCTCCTGCAGGTAACGGTACGAGTAGTCGGCCGGGAAGTCGGGATTCATCAGGTGCTTGAGATACAGCGGCAGGAAGGCGCGGAAGTTCAGGCTCATGCCCCGCAGCGAGGCGAGCAGCTCAGCCTGCTCTTGCTCCAGCGCCGCCAGGCGCTCGGGCACGTCGGTGCGGCGCGGCAGCTCGACGGTCTCGGTGATGACCTTGAGCTTCGCCCCGCCGGTCACGATGTCCGCCCAGGCCTGCAGTGTGTTCAGCCCCAGCATCATCCCGAAGGGCCGGATGTCGCGCGGGTGGTGGACGTCTTTGTACAGCACATCGCACACGTCCCCGCCTGCGCCCTGCAGGAACAGCGCCATGGTATCCTCGCCGAGACGGTCCTCGATGACCTGCGAGGCAACCCCGGGGTAGTTGGCGCTGATGGGGCCCCCGTTGAACGCATACAGCGGGTGGCAGGCGAAGTTGTAGACGACCGCGAAGGGCCGGCCGTCCTCACGGTCCAGGCGCAGGATGCCGATCTCGGAGTCCAGCAGCCCCAGGTGGTCCACGGCGCCATCGGGCGGGCACGGGTTGGCGTGGCGGATCGTCCAGCCCGTCCCGTTCTTCATCCGCAGCGTGCGGTTGATGGTCCAACGCTTGTCAGCGCCGGAGCCCACGCCGACGGTGACCGGGACCATGGCCTCGCTGGCGCGCTTGACGGCGTCGAAGACCCGCGCGAGCAGTTCCTCGTTCTCGCACAGAATGCGGCCCGGCGGGTGGGTATGGGAGGCGTTGACGAGCACATGGGAGCCGGGGATGCCCAGGTCGGCCTCGATGCGGGCGCGCAGCCGGGGCAGGAAGTCATCCGGCACGTCAAAGATCATGCCGATGGCGACGACATCCATGGCGACAATGGCGAGGGTGGTCTCGCCATCGCTGAGCACCAGCGCCTTGGCGAGCAGCGGGTCATGGATGACCCGCGCCGGATCGCTGGTGGTGATGTCGGACTTGGCGTGACCGGCGAGGAGGGTAGACTGGTCAGGCATGGTTGCTCCCGGTGGTGGCGACGCAAATGCCGCCGTTACCAATGCGGCGGCGATGACGGCGTGGCCGATGCAGCGGCGGTGATGACGTTGCCGTTGGCGTCCGCAGGCCACTCGGCGGTCCGCAGGACCGCCCCTCAGCCGGACGCTTCAGCGTCCGGGACAGGCGGACCTCCCTCTTCTCTCAAAGGGTGTGCCGTGGTCGCTCCGGGCGTTGAAACGCCCGGCTGGGGGGCCTACGGCCGACCGTCCTGCGGACGGTCAGCGCCACAAGCTCTGCGGGCTACACCCGCGCGCACAGGCCCCCTCTACCCCGCCCCAGTCCGCCTCTGCAACAGCGCCGTCACCTGCTCCCCGAACTCCGTCATCCGGTCGGCGTAGATCCCCAGCAGGCTCTCGATGCCGGTGACGCCCTCCTTCAGCTTCGTCAGGGCGTCCAGCTCGATCAGCTCCATGCCCTCGGCCACCGCCACTTCGCGGGCCTGCTCCTCGTTGGTGCCCGTCAGGACCAACTCCCGCAGCTGCGGGCTCATGCGCAGCATCTCGAACAGGCCAATGCGGCCGCGGAAGCCCGTCTGGCCGCACTCCTCGCAGCCCTCGCCCCGGTACAGCGTCGCGATGCCGTGCCGCTCGAACAGGTCGCGCAGGAAGGGGACGTCGGCGACCGCATCGGCGGCCGCGTAGCCCACCTTGCACTGCTCGCATAGCTTGCGCGTGAGGCGCTGGGCGATGATGCAGCGCAGGGCCGAGGCCACCAGGTACGGCTCGATCTTCATCTCCTGGCAGCGCACCAGCGCCGCCGGGGCGTCGTTGGCGTGCATCGTCGACAGCACCAGGTGGCCCGTCAGCGCCGCCCGGAAGGCCATGTCGGCGGTCTCGGAGTCGCGCACCTCGCCTACCAGGATCACGTCCGGGTCCTGGCGCAGGATGCTGCGGAGCTGCTCGGGGAAGTTCAGGCCGATGTCCGGCCGCACGTGCGACTGGTTGATGCCCCCCAGTTGGTACTCCACCGGGTCCTCGACCGACTCGATGTTGACCCCCTCGGACCGCAGGCGGTGCAGCGCCGCATACAGGGTCGTGGTCTTGCCCGAGCCGGTCGCGCCCACCACCAAGATCATCCCGCGCGAGACGTGCAGCATCGCATCAATGCCCCGGGCGATGTAGGGCGGGAAGCCGAGCTGGTCAATCCCCACGATGACCCGCGACTTGTCCAGCAGGCGCAGGACCAGCTTCTCGCCGAAGATCGTCGGCCGCGAGGATACGCGCACGTCCACCCGGCGCTTCTGCACCGTGGTGGTGAAGCGCCCGTCCTGGGGCAGGCGCGACTCGGCGATGTTCATGTCCGCCATGATCTTGATGCGCGAGACCAGCGCCGACTTGACGGCCTCGTTCAGGTCCATCGTGCGCTTGAGCACGCCGTCAATGCGGTAGCGGACCATGATGCCCTGGCGCTGGGGCTCGAGGTGGATGTCGCTGGCGCGCTGCTCGATGGCGCCGGTGATCAGCACGCTGGCGAGCTTGACGATCGTGGGCGCATCCATCAGTCGGGTGATGGCGTCGCCCTCAACCAGGCCGTCGGTGCTCTGGGCGTACTGGGCGTCGAGTTCCTTGGTCTCTTCCTCACTCCAGAGGCTCTCCAGCGCCCAGGAGATGTCGGCATCGGACACCCGCACGGCCTCGGGCCGCAGCCGCGTCGCCCGCCGCACCTCGTCCAGGGCGTGGATGTCGTCGGGGTCGGCCATGGCGACATCCACGACGTCACCCCGGCGGCGGAAAGGGATGGCGCGGAGGCGCTCGGCGGTCTCGCGGCTCAGGCAGTGGGCCAGCGCGGTGTCCACCTCGACCTGCTGGAGGGACAGCATCTGCTCGGGCATCTGCCCGGCGGCGTAGTCCACTTCCTCGCGGGTCACAAAACCCAGGGCGACGACGGAGTCGAGGATGGAGGTGCCGGACTGCTTGGCGGCCTGGTAGGCCG from bacterium harbors:
- a CDS encoding GspE/PulE family protein, coding for MPAFERDREIVLTLIRQGQLTKQQAQTAYQAAKQSGTSILDSVVALGFVTREEVDYAAGQMPEQMLSLQQVEVDTALAHCLSRETAERLRAIPFRRRGDVVDVAMADPDDIHALDEVRRATRLRPEAVRVSDADISWALESLWSEEETKELDAQYAQSTDGLVEGDAITRLMDAPTIVKLASVLITGAIEQRASDIHLEPQRQGIMVRYRIDGVLKRTMDLNEAVKSALVSRIKIMADMNIAESRLPQDGRFTTTVQKRRVDVRVSSRPTIFGEKLVLRLLDKSRVIVGIDQLGFPPYIARGIDAMLHVSRGMILVVGATGSGKTTTLYAALHRLRSEGVNIESVEDPVEYQLGGINQSHVRPDIGLNFPEQLRSILRQDPDVILVGEVRDSETADMAFRAALTGHLVLSTMHANDAPAALVRCQEMKIEPYLVASALRCIIAQRLTRKLCEQCKVGYAAADAVADVPFLRDLFERHGIATLYRGEGCEECGQTGFRGRIGLFEMLRMSPQLRELVLTGTNEEQAREVAVAEGMELIELDALTKLKEGVTGIESLLGIYADRMTEFGEQVTALLQRRTGAG